ATCTTGGACAGGTCGAGCAGTTCGTTGATCATGCGGGAGAGCCGCTCCGCCTCGGCGTGGATGATGCCGATGAACTTGCGCCGTTGCTCCGCATTGTCCACGTCGTAGCGGAGCAGGATCTCGGAAAAGGACCGGATCGAGGTGAGCGGGGTGCGCAGTTCGTGGCTCACGGTGGACAGGAAGTCGCTCTTGAGTCGGTCGAGCTCCCGGAGCCGGGCGTTGGCCGTCTCGAGCTCCGCGGTGCGGTGGAGGACCTTCTCTTCCATGGCCTGGCTGTATGCCTGGACCTCCGCGTAGAGCCGGGCGTTGACCACCGCCAGGGCGAGCTGGTTGGCCAGCGCCGCGAACAGACTCACGAACTCGTCGGTGAAGTGCATGGGGCCGCGGGTCCCATAGCCGGTGAGCACCCCGATGGAGCGCCCCTCGTGGACCATGGGCGCGTGGATGAGCGCGGTGACCGGCACGTCCTGGGTCAGCTGGCGGAAGAAGACGGGCTTGTCCACGTGTCGGGCGTCTTCGAGCACCACGGGCTGGCCCTTGAGGAAGCAGGTTCCGAAATAGGTCTCCTCCGAGGGGGGCACGGCCGAGATGCGCACGTACTCGGCGTTCAGGCCCACGTGGCTGCGGATGCGCAGCTTGCCGTCCGGGTCCAGGAGGCGGACCGCCAGATACTCGAAGCCAAACTCCCGGTGGATGAGGTGGAGCACTTCCGCGAGCACCGTGTCGATGTGCAGGCTCTTGGACAGCGTGCTCGACGCCTCATGGAGCACCATGAGCTCGCGCAGGCGCCGCTCCAGGGAGTCGCGGCTCTCCGCCAGGGACTTGGACACCCCGCCGAACACGTCGAGAATCTCGCCTGCCTGGTCCTGGGGCCATGCTAGGAAGCTCTCGATGACCATGCGGGCCGAAGGGGTTCCCAGGGCTCCTGCCAGACACCGCTCGGCCGCTTCCACCATGACCTGGGGCGAGGCCCGCTCGGGAAGGCTCCCCATGACTTCTGCGGCGGTGGCCGTGCCGACGAATCGGGTGAGGAGGGTTTCCAGGTCGGCCCTCGAGGCCCAGGCGGTCCGGGAAGGCAGCTCCCCGCCGTCGGGCGCCTTGGAGGAGAGGAGGCTGGCCGCCACGTAGCCGCCCAGGTTGAACACCAGGCTCCACACCAGGGCATGGGTCCAGGGGTCCAGACCCTCCAGGCCGAAGAGAGCCTGGGGCCGCAACATCTCCACGCCCCAGGGGCCCGAGGCGAGGATGCGGGGGTCCACCCACCCCGACTCCGCGAAGCTGGGCAGGAGCAGGGTATAGGCCCACACCCCGAATCCGAGCACCAGACCGGTCAGGGCCCCGGCCCGCCTGCCTCCCTTCCAGTAGAGGCCCAGGAAGACGGCCGGCGCAAACTGGGTCACCGCGGAGAACGACAGGAGCCCGATGTTGACCAAGGTGTGGGAGTCGCCGATCCACCGTTTGAAGCCGTAGCCCAGGAGCACGACGCCCACGATGACGATGCGCTTGGAGAGGAGCAGGTGCCGGCTCACGTCCGCCTGCCCGAGCTTCCCCAGGGCTACCGAGAACCGCCCGAGGAGCGCGATTCCGGGGTGGTGCAGGATCATGGTGGCCAAGGCCACGGAGGCCACGATCACCATGCTCGTGGCGGCCGAGAATCCCCCCAGGAAGGCCAGGAACGCCAGGTCGACCCGGCCCCGGGACAAGGGCATCGAGATGAGGAAGAAGTCCGGCGAGCCCGGCTCCCCCGCCAGGAGCCCCACCAGCGCCACGGGCAGGACCAGGAGGTTGATGAGCAGCAGGTACGCGGGGAAGATCCACGCCGCCGGCCGCAGGTGGTCGTCGCGCACGTTCTCCACGGCGAGCATGTGGAACTGCCGCGGGAGCAGGATCACCGCGCAGGCGGAGAGCACGCTCAGGCTCACCCACTCGGCGAAGGGTGTCCCGGACGCCTCGCCCAGGACGAAGAGCCGGGCAAGCTCCGGGCGCGCCAGAGCCTGGTCGAAGACCGCCCGGAGGCCGCCTCCAATACCCCAGATGACGTATGCTCCCAGGGCCAGGAAGGTGGCGAGCTTGACCGCGCTCTCGAAGGCGATGGCCGCGACCATGCCTTCGTGGCGCTCGGTTGTGACCAGGGTCCGGGCGCCGAACAGGACCGAGAAGAGCCCCAGCCCGAGCGCGGCCCACAGGGCGGCGTCGTCGAGGAGGGTGGTCGCGGGCGGCCGGCCGGTGAGGAGGTCGAAAGTGTAGCCCACGGCCTTGAGCTGGAGCCCGATGTAGGGGGTGACCCCGATCACCAGCATGGTGGTGGCCATGGCCCCCAGGAGCCGGCCCTTGCCGTACAGGGATTCGAGCAGATCCGGCACGCTGGTGACCCCTTCCGCGCGGGCGTGGGCCACGATCCGCCGCAGCACGGTGGGCGCCAGCAGGAATACGAGGGTGGGCCCCAGGTAGATGGGGAGGAAGCCCAGCCCCTGTGCCGCTGCCCGCCCGACGCTCCCGTAGAAGGTCCACGAGGTGCAGTAGACCGCCAGGGACAGACTGTAGACCCAGGGGTTGTCCACGGGGCTCCGGCCGCGGCGGCGCGCGCGATCGGCGGCGTACGCGATGGCGAACAGGCCGAGCACGTACCCCACGCCCAGCAGCGCCACCCAGAAGGTGCGGATCACCGGCGCCTCCGGGTGAGCAGCCAGGCGCCCAGCACCAGGGCGCCCCAGACCGCGAAGAGGTAGACCGGGAGGAGGGGGAGGCCCGCGACGGTCTGGAGGCGGTTGAAAGCGCCCACCACGGGGGAGAGGAGCCCGACCGCGCCGACGACGAGCAGGGCCGCCAGGGCCCGGTTCGAGGGGTCCATGGGGGGAGGTCTCCCTCCGTCAGAAGCGGGAAGACTGCCAGCGCAAGAGGAGCATCCGGTCGCAGAAGTCCTTGGCGTCGGCCAGGGTCACGATGCCCCGGCCCTCCAGCAGGGTGAGAAGCCGCAGGAAGATGGCCGCCGTCACCTTGGCGTCGCCTAGCGACGTATGGCGCCCCTCCACGGGCACCCCCAGTCGCCCGGCGATGGAGTCCAGGTTGTGTCCCTCGAAGTCCTTGTGGAGGCCGTAGGAGAGAAAGAGGGTGTCGAGGACGGGGTTCTCGATCTGGGGAAGCCCGGAGCGGCTCGCGGCCAGGTCGAGAAACTTCTTGTCGAAGGCCGCGTTGTGCGCCACCAGGACACAGTTGCCCACGTAGTCGTAGAAACGGGGGAGCACCTCGCCCATGGACGGCGCTCCCGCGACCATGCTGTCCTCGATGCCGTGGAACCGGATGGACTCCGGGGGGATGGGCCTGCCGGGGTTCACCAGGGTGTGGAACGTGTCGGCCCCGTGGATGGCTCCGTTGCGCAGCCGCACCGCGCTCAGGCTCACCACCTCGTCGCCGTGGGAGGGGTGCAGGCCCGTGGTCTCGGAGTCGAAGACCACGTATTCCAGATCGGCCAGCCGCGTGCGGAGCATCTCGGCCGGTTCCCGGGAGGGGCGCGGCAGGAAGAGGTCGAAGTCGTAGAACTCGGGCTGATCGTCGGCGATGCCCTCGGCCCGGTTCTCCACCGGCGCGCCGGAAGCCCGCACCAGGGCCAGGCGAACCTCGAACCCCCCTTCACGGGCTCGGGTCCAGAGCTCGCCCCGGTTGCGCCGCACCACGTCCCCCAGGGTGGCGGCGGCCTCTCCCCGGGGAGAGACCTCCAGCGCTTCGAGCTCGCCCAGGTCTGCCGGGGGCACTCCCTCCAGCCGCACCGTGGTGATCACGGCTTCCTCTTCGGCCCTCAGCCCGACCCGCACCGGCGACCATCCGGAAGAACGGGCTCCGGCCCAGCGCAGCAGGGTCGCCAGGGCGGCGACCCACGAGAAGGGTTCCACCGAGACCGGGGGCAGCGGCGCCTCGGGGGTCTCGATCTGGACGAAGGAACCCGACACCGAAGCCGCGGCCTCGGCGAGGAGCTCGGCCGGGTCCGAGGCCACGCCGGGCAGCAGGGTCTGGGCCGCCGCCGCGGCTTCCTCCGTCAGGCGCAGCCGGTCGGAGAGGCGAGCCACTTCGTCGCGCAGACCCCCCAGGAATGCCTTCTGGCGGTCCGCGGGCATGTCCGGGTGACGTTCCAGGGCTTGGAGCAGGGATTGGGCTGCCGCGATGGGGCCGCGCAGGAGCTCGGGAAGGTCGTGGAGGGCGCGCTCCAGACGCCTCTCCTCCCGGGCCTGGGTGCTCGTGTCCCGAAAGACCACGAGAAACCCGGCCCTGCCCCCACCGGGACCCGCAATGGCCGACAGGAGCCCCCGCAGGACCGGGCCGTCCGCCAAGGGAAAGACCACGTGCTCCACCGTTTCTCGGCCTTCGTCCCAGCGGGCCCGCAGCCGTCGCAGGTGGAACTCGAGCCGCTCCGGCGGCAGGAGGTGCCCCAGGGGGCTCGCCATGCCCGAGGACGGCCCGGTGCCCAGGGAGAGGCGGGCGGTCGGGTTCATCAGGAGCACCTCGGCCGCTTCGTTGGTCACCACGACCCCCTCCGCCATGGTGCGCAGCACC
This region of Thermodesulfobacteriota bacterium genomic DNA includes:
- a CDS encoding exonuclease domain-containing protein, with product MTAPAPPRRNLRTRIVLTFAGLAVVPSAAILIGLFFLARYDVGALRGLDLAQEARLLAAQLEAQVEAAGRSAAGVASLPDVRGHLDGIAPYPLADLSAARRLLPGVQRLTLRAETAPAPGTEPSAFSWGRDDTLEFRVAIIGVGGGRVGTLEVAFDLERLHRVLEWYRRGKSGRAVLLGEGGRVLAGIPELPLPPLGQPAKGWTAYRVGGEAYFAGLAPVDPWGSGLPPAWFLAVIQPASEIYEPFYRVAGQIGVVLGAFSLVILALAWRMADQFLRPILRIRHGAEIISRINLAHRLDIQTGDELQELAEAFNRMADSLSGAYGELESRVQETTRSLQEERNRLAVVLRTMAEGVVVTNEAAEVLLMNPTARLSLGTGPSSGMASPLGHLLPPERLEFHLRRLRARWDEGRETVEHVVFPLADGPVLRGLLSAIAGPGGGRAGFLVVFRDTSTQAREERRLERALHDLPELLRGPIAAAQSLLQALERHPDMPADRQKAFLGGLRDEVARLSDRLRLTEEAAAAAQTLLPGVASDPAELLAEAAASVSGSFVQIETPEAPLPPVSVEPFSWVAALATLLRWAGARSSGWSPVRVGLRAEEEAVITTVRLEGVPPADLGELEALEVSPRGEAAATLGDVVRRNRGELWTRAREGGFEVRLALVRASGAPVENRAEGIADDQPEFYDFDLFLPRPSREPAEMLRTRLADLEYVVFDSETTGLHPSHGDEVVSLSAVRLRNGAIHGADTFHTLVNPGRPIPPESIRFHGIEDSMVAGAPSMGEVLPRFYDYVGNCVLVAHNAAFDKKFLDLAASRSGLPQIENPVLDTLFLSYGLHKDFEGHNLDSIAGRLGVPVEGRHTSLGDAKVTAAIFLRLLTLLEGRGIVTLADAKDFCDRMLLLRWQSSRF
- a CDS encoding ATP-binding protein gives rise to the protein MIRTFWVALLGVGYVLGLFAIAYAADRARRRGRSPVDNPWVYSLSLAVYCTSWTFYGSVGRAAAQGLGFLPIYLGPTLVFLLAPTVLRRIVAHARAEGVTSVPDLLESLYGKGRLLGAMATTMLVIGVTPYIGLQLKAVGYTFDLLTGRPPATTLLDDAALWAALGLGLFSVLFGARTLVTTERHEGMVAAIAFESAVKLATFLALGAYVIWGIGGGLRAVFDQALARPELARLFVLGEASGTPFAEWVSLSVLSACAVILLPRQFHMLAVENVRDDHLRPAAWIFPAYLLLINLLVLPVALVGLLAGEPGSPDFFLISMPLSRGRVDLAFLAFLGGFSAATSMVIVASVALATMILHHPGIALLGRFSVALGKLGQADVSRHLLLSKRIVIVGVVLLGYGFKRWIGDSHTLVNIGLLSFSAVTQFAPAVFLGLYWKGGRRAGALTGLVLGFGVWAYTLLLPSFAESGWVDPRILASGPWGVEMLRPQALFGLEGLDPWTHALVWSLVFNLGGYVAASLLSSKAPDGGELPSRTAWASRADLETLLTRFVGTATAAEVMGSLPERASPQVMVEAAERCLAGALGTPSARMVIESFLAWPQDQAGEILDVFGGVSKSLAESRDSLERRLRELMVLHEASSTLSKSLHIDTVLAEVLHLIHREFGFEYLAVRLLDPDGKLRIRSHVGLNAEYVRISAVPPSEETYFGTCFLKGQPVVLEDARHVDKPVFFRQLTQDVPVTALIHAPMVHEGRSIGVLTGYGTRGPMHFTDEFVSLFAALANQLALAVVNARLYAEVQAYSQAMEEKVLHRTAELETANARLRELDRLKSDFLSTVSHELRTPLTSIRSFSEILLRYDVDNAEQRRKFIGIIHAEAERLSRMINELLDLSKIEAGKVEFNPEPLGAEQAIRKALDVARPLLAEKGVLGRPEVERGMALVWADPDRLQQVLANLLSNAAKFAPSESEVLVAARRRGDYAVFQVSDRGQGIQPHRLAEVFERYRQVRDPQKDHPLGTGLGLSISKEIVQRMGGQIWVESEPGEGTSFFFTIPLAPRAPLSEKGGPETAESLDTGGRNP